One Actinomadura viridis genomic region harbors:
- a CDS encoding P450-derived glycosyltransferase activator, with product MITDIGGAAPGAAGRGPAYDPAYGRGLLLTRAAQWYCGTQGDLYALVLRGQDDDPYPYYEKIRELGPLYTGELGTPATADHAVASRVLGDPRFGPGDPPGSVLAGSVPTGSVPAKAVQAGAVQAGAVQAGAVPDLAGHRSEVARLCREALDRLGRAGAAFDLIGDLFGPVCAAATAGLFGVAGQDRERFARHAAGLGGALDAPVCPQPYERVRAIADATAGLGDLVGGEPDGAAARVTAAIVALETVPTLAGNAVAALVGPSGTWAALRADPRSARAAIGETLRHDPPIQLVVRTAREDVEIAGRRLAAGTRVAVLTGGAGRDPGAYPDPARFDLTRSPGPEPPAFGGSSPYAPAGPLVRLQAEALLETLARERPGLRRNGEALRRRRAPVVRGLLNLPVTA from the coding sequence ATGATCACCGATATCGGCGGGGCCGCGCCCGGGGCGGCCGGCCGCGGTCCCGCCTACGACCCTGCGTACGGCCGCGGGCTGCTGCTGACCCGCGCCGCCCAGTGGTACTGCGGGACCCAGGGCGATCTGTACGCGCTGGTCCTGCGGGGGCAGGACGATGATCCGTACCCGTACTACGAGAAGATCCGCGAGCTCGGCCCGCTGTACACCGGCGAGCTAGGGACGCCCGCCACCGCCGACCACGCCGTCGCCTCCCGCGTGCTGGGCGATCCACGCTTCGGCCCCGGCGACCCTCCTGGATCCGTCCTGGCCGGATCCGTCCCGACCGGGTCCGTCCCGGCCAAGGCGGTACAGGCCGGGGCGGTACAGGCCGGGGCGGTACAGGCCGGGGCGGTTCCCGATCTGGCGGGGCACCGGTCCGAGGTCGCGCGGCTGTGCCGGGAGGCGCTGGACCGGCTCGGCCGGGCCGGGGCCGCGTTCGACCTGATCGGTGACCTGTTCGGTCCCGTCTGCGCCGCCGCGACCGCCGGGCTGTTCGGCGTCGCCGGGCAGGACCGGGAACGGTTCGCCCGGCACGCCGCGGGCCTCGGCGGCGCGCTGGACGCGCCGGTGTGCCCGCAGCCGTACGAGCGGGTCCGGGCGATCGCGGACGCGACCGCCGGCCTGGGCGACCTCGTCGGCGGGGAGCCGGACGGGGCCGCCGCCCGCGTCACCGCGGCGATCGTCGCCCTGGAGACGGTGCCCACGCTGGCCGGCAACGCCGTGGCCGCGCTGGTGGGGCCCAGCGGGACCTGGGCCGCGCTCCGCGCCGACCCGCGGTCGGCACGGGCCGCGATCGGGGAGACGCTGCGCCACGACCCCCCGATCCAGCTGGTCGTCCGGACCGCTCGCGAGGACGTCGAGATCGCCGGGCGGCGGCTGGCGGCGGGCACGCGGGTCGCGGTCCTGACCGGCGGGGCCGGGCGGGACCCGGGGGCGTACCCCGACCCGGCGCGCTTCGACCTCACCCGTTCACCCGGCCCCGAGCCTCCGGCCTTCGGCGGCTCGTCCCCGTACGCCCCGGCGGGGCCCCTGGTACGGCTGCAGGCCGAGGCGCTGCTGGAGACCCTCGCCCGCGAACGGCCGGGCCTGCGCCGCAACGGCGAGGCGCTCCGGCGCAGGCGGGCCCCGGTGGTCCGCGGCCTGCTGAACCTGCCGGTGACGGCCTGA
- a CDS encoding cytochrome P450, with the protein MSEGTSLLTPPRSDDAAAALNALLTPAGEADPYPFYARLREAAPVFPSELGVCFASSYDTVREASTSADYGAMGPDWWDANRPWWRESTLFSNLYSTIPGLDPPDHTRLRSLVSRVFTARRVDALRPYAERLTAGLLDAMADKGAGGTPVDLMAELALPLPVAIIGELFGVPGDERQRFRQWVEDAEVVYELAPEPAAIAVGDAAYAQMREYFADLVAGFRRRPQDNLTSDLVRACDAADAPLTPDELLSMLIFVFVAGFETTTGLIGNGVVALAQDPGQARLLSGGPGAVDRAVEELARYDPPVQMTRRVTRRDLTLGGVALPAGTSVIPLLGAANRDPAHFPDPDRLDLARDDARPMSFGGGVHFCLGAVLGRMEVGAALRMLYQRFPEVELGGAPVRAPGLAARRHTSVPLLLNG; encoded by the coding sequence ATGTCCGAGGGCACCTCACTGCTCACCCCGCCGCGGAGCGACGACGCCGCGGCGGCGCTGAACGCGTTGCTGACACCGGCCGGGGAGGCCGACCCCTACCCGTTCTACGCGCGCCTGCGCGAGGCGGCGCCGGTGTTCCCCAGCGAACTGGGCGTCTGCTTCGCGTCCTCCTACGACACCGTCCGCGAGGCGTCCACCAGTGCCGACTACGGCGCGATGGGCCCGGACTGGTGGGACGCCAACCGGCCGTGGTGGCGCGAGAGCACGCTGTTCTCCAACCTCTACTCCACGATCCCGGGCCTGGACCCGCCGGATCACACCCGGCTGCGCTCGCTGGTCTCGCGCGTCTTCACCGCCAGGAGGGTGGACGCGCTGCGCCCGTACGCCGAGCGGCTGACCGCCGGGCTCCTCGACGCCATGGCGGACAAGGGCGCCGGCGGCACCCCCGTGGACCTCATGGCGGAGCTGGCGCTGCCGCTGCCGGTCGCGATCATCGGTGAGCTGTTCGGGGTGCCGGGCGACGAGCGGCAGCGGTTCCGGCAGTGGGTCGAGGACGCGGAGGTGGTGTACGAGCTGGCACCCGAGCCGGCGGCCATCGCCGTCGGGGACGCCGCGTACGCGCAGATGCGCGAGTACTTCGCCGACCTGGTGGCCGGGTTCCGCCGCCGGCCGCAGGACAACCTGACCTCCGACCTGGTCCGGGCGTGCGACGCCGCCGACGCGCCGCTGACCCCCGACGAGCTGCTCAGCATGCTGATCTTCGTCTTCGTGGCCGGGTTCGAGACCACGACCGGGCTGATCGGCAACGGCGTGGTGGCCCTGGCCCAGGACCCAGGCCAGGCCCGCCTGCTCTCCGGCGGTCCCGGCGCGGTGGACCGGGCGGTGGAGGAGCTGGCCCGCTACGACCCGCCGGTCCAGATGACCCGCCGGGTGACGCGGCGCGACCTCACCCTCGGCGGGGTCGCCCTGCCCGCGGGGACGAGCGTCATCCCGCTGCTGGGGGCCGCCAACCGGGACCCGGCGCACTTCCCCGATCCGGACCGGCTCGACCTGGCCCGCGACGACGCCCGGCCGATGTCGTTCGGCGGCGGCGTCCACTTCTGCCTGGGCGCGGTGCTGGGGCGCATGGAGGTCGGGGCCGCGCTGCGGATGCTGTACCAGCGGTTCCCCGAGGTGGAGCTCGGCGGCGCGCCGGTCCGCGCGCCCGGCCTGGCCGCGCGCCGGCACACCTCCGTGCCCCTGCTCCTGAACGGCTGA
- a CDS encoding alpha/beta hydrolase, whose translation MRHDEEARCVPFRLPVSPAGRPAGEWEVAGDLYLPATPARTVQVLLPGLTYDRRYWTLPGAYNYAEHMCRAGYAVVAMDRIGTGASSRPPYGEVATDNHAHVLHQVVQALRDGAIGGVAFDRVVTVGHSYGSGIAIVEAARHQDVDGLIVSGMLHTTTKLYAEVRAFFHHASEDPILGPAAPEGGWPEYYMTQRPGLRARMLEHAPGIEPEMSELNERIKATATLGEGESLPVTYEVEHSLAIKVPVLVVVGEHDALFSSEHVAFAAESGPVHDFEKEFYAPEARLEAHVLPGAGHSLNIHRNAADWFETARRWADERIGAAPEAVTGAVTEVGPAEPRPV comes from the coding sequence ATGCGTCACGACGAAGAGGCGCGGTGCGTGCCGTTCCGGCTGCCCGTCTCGCCCGCCGGCCGCCCCGCCGGAGAGTGGGAGGTGGCGGGCGACCTCTACCTGCCCGCCACGCCCGCCCGCACCGTGCAGGTGCTGCTGCCGGGGCTGACCTACGACCGCCGCTACTGGACGCTGCCCGGCGCGTACAACTACGCCGAGCACATGTGCCGCGCCGGGTACGCCGTGGTGGCCATGGACCGGATCGGCACGGGGGCCAGCTCCCGCCCGCCGTACGGCGAGGTCGCCACCGACAACCACGCGCACGTGCTGCACCAGGTCGTCCAGGCCCTGCGGGACGGCGCGATCGGCGGCGTCGCGTTCGACCGGGTGGTCACCGTCGGGCACTCCTACGGCTCGGGGATCGCGATCGTCGAGGCGGCCCGCCACCAGGACGTGGACGGCCTCATCGTCAGCGGGATGCTGCACACCACCACCAAGCTCTACGCCGAGGTGCGCGCGTTCTTCCACCACGCCTCGGAGGACCCGATCCTGGGGCCGGCGGCCCCGGAGGGCGGCTGGCCGGAGTACTACATGACGCAGCGCCCGGGCCTGCGGGCCCGGATGCTGGAGCACGCCCCCGGCATCGAGCCGGAGATGTCCGAGCTCAACGAGCGGATCAAGGCCACGGCGACGCTGGGCGAGGGCGAGTCCCTGCCCGTCACCTACGAGGTGGAGCACTCGCTGGCGATCAAGGTGCCGGTGCTGGTGGTGGTCGGCGAGCACGACGCCCTCTTCAGCAGCGAGCACGTCGCGTTCGCCGCCGAGTCCGGCCCGGTGCACGACTTCGAGAAGGAGTTCTACGCGCCCGAGGCCCGGCTGGAGGCGCACGTCCTGCCGGGCGCGGGGCACTCGCTCAACATCCACCGCAACGCCGCCGACTGGTTCGAGACGGCGCGGCGCTGGGCCGACGAGCGGATCGGCGCCGCTCCGGAGGCCGTCACGGGGGCCGTCACGGAGGTCGGGCCCGCCGAGCCCCGGCCGGTCTGA
- a CDS encoding NAD(P)/FAD-dependent oxidoreductase, with the protein MSSRPDTGRRAGGGRSGGRAAGGQAVVLGAGLAGMFAAAALSRHMERVVVVERDRLPEGPEWRRGVPQSRHAHNLMTAGHTAMNRLLPGVRDELRDAGMVEVGMPRDMLLLTAGGWMPRFTTPLFMMTSSRDLIDWVVRDRLHADPKVEFLEETEAVGLLTEGPRHAEVRGVRVRGRDASREAGRGEPYEIEADFVVDATGRRSRTPEWLRAMGYETPSESVVDAQVAYSTCVFDPPPGHEADWNCVLLQSTPDAPRQGILNPIEGGRWMVSLAAMGGERPPLDHDGFLGYARTLRSPVLYDTLVKARPVGPVHGSGRTENRRRHYERLRRWPERFLVLGDGAGALNPSYGQGMSVAACSAVALDEALAAAGGPAGVASGMRKKVARCIDTAWAIAATGDLGYPWAINDAGLSTRMKLRYLYRVVGASAWSKPAARALLDLNQMVSSPAAVFRPRVVTAVMRGSRQVSDLPPALAERPPLTHADLP; encoded by the coding sequence ATGTCGTCACGGCCTGACACGGGACGGCGGGCCGGCGGCGGCCGGTCCGGTGGCCGGGCCGCCGGCGGGCAGGCGGTCGTGCTGGGCGCGGGGCTGGCGGGGATGTTCGCCGCCGCCGCGCTCTCCCGGCACATGGAACGGGTCGTGGTCGTCGAGCGCGACCGGCTCCCCGAGGGCCCGGAGTGGCGCCGCGGCGTCCCGCAGTCCCGGCACGCGCACAACCTGATGACGGCCGGGCACACCGCGATGAACCGGCTGCTGCCGGGGGTGCGCGACGAGCTGCGGGACGCCGGGATGGTCGAGGTCGGCATGCCCCGCGACATGCTGCTGCTCACCGCGGGCGGCTGGATGCCCCGGTTCACCACCCCGCTGTTCATGATGACCAGTTCCCGCGACCTGATCGACTGGGTGGTCCGGGACCGCCTGCACGCCGACCCGAAGGTGGAGTTCCTGGAGGAGACCGAGGCGGTCGGGCTCCTCACCGAGGGGCCGCGCCACGCGGAGGTCCGCGGCGTGCGGGTGCGCGGGCGGGACGCCTCGCGCGAGGCCGGGCGCGGCGAGCCGTACGAGATCGAGGCCGACTTCGTGGTGGACGCCACCGGCCGCCGGTCCCGGACGCCCGAGTGGCTGCGCGCCATGGGCTACGAGACCCCCTCCGAGAGCGTGGTGGACGCGCAGGTCGCCTACTCGACCTGCGTCTTCGACCCGCCGCCGGGCCACGAGGCGGACTGGAACTGCGTCCTCCTGCAGTCCACCCCGGACGCGCCCCGCCAGGGGATCCTCAACCCCATCGAGGGCGGCCGGTGGATGGTCTCCCTGGCGGCCATGGGCGGCGAGCGTCCCCCGCTCGACCACGACGGCTTCCTCGGGTACGCGCGGACGCTGCGTTCGCCGGTCCTCTACGACACGCTCGTGAAGGCCCGCCCGGTGGGGCCGGTGCACGGTTCCGGCCGTACCGAGAACCGGCGGCGGCACTACGAGCGGCTGCGCCGCTGGCCCGAGCGCTTCCTCGTGCTGGGCGACGGCGCGGGGGCGCTCAACCCCTCCTACGGCCAGGGCATGTCGGTCGCGGCGTGCAGCGCCGTCGCCCTGGACGAGGCGCTGGCCGCCGCGGGCGGCCCGGCCGGGGTCGCCTCCGGGATGCGCAAGAAGGTCGCCAGGTGCATCGACACGGCCTGGGCGATCGCCGCCACCGGCGACCTCGGCTACCCCTGGGCCATCAACGACGCCGGGCTGTCGACCCGGATGAAGCTGCGCTACCTGTACCGGGTCGTCGGCGCGTCCGCCTGGAGCAAGCCGGCGGCCCGCGCGCTGCTCGACCTCAACCAGATGGTCTCCTCCCCCGCGGCGGTGTTCCGGCCGCGGGTGGTGACCGCCGTGATGCGGGGCTCCCGGCAGGTCTCCGACCTGCCCCCCGCGCTCGCCGAACGCCCCCCGCTCACCCACGCCGACCTGCCCTGA